Proteins encoded within one genomic window of Oncorhynchus tshawytscha isolate Ot180627B linkage group LG02, Otsh_v2.0, whole genome shotgun sequence:
- the LOC112263562 gene encoding protein DPCD: MFQEVSVFCNMAVQSWSDLLKASTKTALIHDGKRKIHYLFTDGKEMAEEYDLTTDELIVRKWRSKSTLKGQGPWEIEVGEPVPSTVGCLESDVIKENCSNPVFMRKDTKTSFLWRVRNLPYPKEVYNISVEPDQRCCIIRTNNKKYYKKFNVPDLDRSQLPMDSSALNFTHANNTLIVSYKKPKEILTLEHELLREVKKLKGTNEEDVDCKTQ, translated from the exons ATGTTTCAGGAAGTGTCCGTTTTTTGCAATATGGCTGTGCAGAGCTGGTCAGATCTCCTAAAAGCATCCACGAAAACCGCTTTAATACACGATg GGAAAAGGAAGATACACTATCTCTTTACAGATGGGAAAGAAATGGCAGAAGAATATGACTTGACAACAGATGAGCTCATTG TACGAAAGTGGCGTTCGAAAAGCACCTTGAAGGGACAGGGACCATGGGAGATAGAAGTTGGAGAGCCAGTCCCATCTACTGTAGGCTGTTTGGAATCAGATGTTATCAAAGAAAACTGTTCAAAC CCTGTATTTATGCGCAAAGACACAAAGACCAGTTTCCTGTGGAGAGTCCGGAACCTTCCGTACCCCAAAGAGGTCTACAATATTTCAGTGGAGCCTGATCAACGATGCTGCATCATACGAACAAATAACAAAAA GTACTACAAGAAGTTTAATGTTCCTGATCTGGACCGAAGCCAGCTGCCAATGGATAGTTCCGCGCTCAACTTCACCCATGCCAATAACACGTTAATCGTCAGT TACAAGAAGCCCAAGGAGATATTAACCCTTGAGCACGAGCTACTCCGGGAGGTGAAGAAACTGAAGGGAACCAATGAAGAGGACGTCGACTGCAAAACTCAATGA